The Cololabis saira isolate AMF1-May2022 chromosome 18, fColSai1.1, whole genome shotgun sequence genome contains the following window.
GCTGCAGAAAAAGATGTTTAAAGGTTAGTACAGGAAGGagaaaacagaaatgttttaggAAACTGTTCACCAACAACTCACCCTCCTAAAGATACACCAGCACCAAGCACAGGGGCATGAGGGTAGAGTCCTTTGACATGTTGGACAACACACTCCAGGTCTGAAGTATTGGAAGCGCAGTAGGTGACTGGTGTCTCAAAAAAGCAGAAGAACAGAGGAAAACTTACAACTCAAGGACATTTATCTTGCTGTCAAACAGAAGAGTGAAATTATCAATGTCTTAGTTGCTTTGTCAACATTACCAGTGTAGGAgccattttttatgttgtgcaggtatttgcttttccactagggtgCAGTATGATTTcagttacttttttttaccccaGAGTGATGGTGGGAGACACACACAGTTTTTACACGGCAGCCAGAGAGATAATAGAAACCTTTTTTGTTCTGTCAATTTACCTTTTTGTTCAAATAAACGGGAACCTCACCCAAAGATATTACTTTTGCaacctttcctttttattcactcTGGAGTCGAGTCAAGAACAAACCATCCCAAACCACCAGCAGGTgacaagttttgttttttgagtagTCACCACAACCAGGTCTATCTGGGACATTTTAAAAGTCCATGTGTTTGCAATGACAATATAAATCTTTGGAAACAGGTCAAAAAGAGTTTAAGAAATTATGCTAAGCAGGGGCTTGCCACTCAGTGAttaaaaatatttcagaaaTGGTTGGGACTTTTTGACAAACGGAACAATACACATGCAAAGGAATAAGCCAGCTCAGGCTCCATCTACACACAAAATACCTGCTAATCGGATTCTTTCCTTCTTTGTTTTGGTCTTTTTGGTCAAATTTTCTTGACAGTAAGAAAGGCATAGCATTACATTTATACAAAACAAGGTTTTATACTGCAGCTCCCTTGGAAACATTTTTAAGCTCACTGGACACCTTTGAGAAGACACATTAGCTTTGACCACACCACTCACACGCCATGATTTTCTTTTGCTTCTATCATGTCTGTCTGCATTGATATTAAAAAGGAAACTGAGGGGAAAAACTGACATTCAAATCCCATTTTCTTGAAGAAATCGTGATAATAAACATCCTGATAAGAATCAAGAAAGCTTTTATTATTATGTAATGTTACAACACCTTTCAACCAACTTAACTTCCTTTATAGCAGTTGGTCCTCTGCATCTCAAAGACATATACATCTTGAAAAAGTGTAAAATCTGCAGCAACAAACTGCCAACTGTAATTTTGCGATCCAGAGTGTCTTAAAATAACAGGCACTAACTAAACAATTTTACTTACCAACAACTCTTCCCCTCCAACTCCTCTGTTGTTGAAGACAACACATCTGAAAGGGAGTTAATGAAAAAAGTTTAagaaattacagaaaatataccACTTAAGTTTAAAATGGCCACGTCAGTGTCTCAAGAAGCATTTATTACATGTATCAACATATACTTCTGATTTTGTAACATTCATTGGGAGACCGATGAGCTGACCTGTAACCGTGGCGTATGGCCTGGGTAACAGCATGACGCACATAGGACTGCTGGCTGTTCCCTGTCAAGCCTGGGAGAATAAGTACTGTGGGCCGAGTGGAGGATTCTGGGTAAGTCACACTGGCCTGATTGTCCGCCCAGTCCAGAGAGATCTGACCCCCATCAACTGTACGGATCAATTCACTGAAAGATGAAGGGAGACAAAATAACTTGATGACACCAATAGATAATCAAAGAGTCGGCAATCAAGAAATATTAGCCTCCACCTACTTGCGATAAGTGACAGGGGGTCTAGATTTGAGGAGTGCACAGACCAGGGTTTGAAGCCGGCCTCCACAGCACCAGGGAGTGGGACTAAAGCGGTCGGCTACTACAGGACAGTGTTTGTAGAGGAATGCGCTGAAAGCCTCACTACATACCAGGACTGGTGTCTGAGAGGAAATaagcaaaaaattaaaacactACACAGAGGATTTTAACTTAAGCCCACGTCACAGACAATCATGCACACAAAGCAAGCTGGGTGAGTTAAAGCATTATTACTTGTTCTCATAGCAGATGCACTGCTGAGCAGAggtttatttctgtatttggaATAAAAGGAATTGCAGAATTAAAGTCATTCATagcctttattttaaaagaatCATTAGTTCggctttactttttttattctttgtatTTACATTAATATGATTGTGATATTATTGttatcataattattattatgtattaataataacaacaataataacattattgttatcattattatttataaataacaacaacaataacattgTTTTCTATCATTATTATCAATATGATTACGTTgtaaacagtactcgagttgaggggggatgaggggagatggcatccccccctgaaataaaaacggtccaaatcatcccccctgtaaaactgcatcCCCCCTTTCGAttccttatgtaatttcatcaatgaatgtggttttactgctatttcaacatttagagtcatcaccagaaaaataacaccagaaaaataacttatttgacaattttcacctgtttcaagtaaattttcagttgaaataagtagaaaaatctgccagtgggaaaatatttgtcttctcattacaagcaataaaatgttgttccacattcagatttttctacttatttttaagtaaaaatctacttgaaacagaagaaaattgttgtttttttcagtgatgagtcttgttttaagtgtaatgagattgttttgctaaaatgagacattttaactagaaataagacaaatgttcGTGttatgattttgagtttttgcagtgatccattttacttatcctgtgaaggacagagtcatattgataagttcagaaaactgttttttatttttgtgttttgatgtatttgatgtaagcccagtggatatttaaagcttaaggctgcatttaactgctgctatgtcattcctgcagtatttctgcaggtgttttggtcactgctattatttgtaatatatcatattatttgtaatcagcacaaatgatctgtccccgaTGATAAtcatataataatatgataaaatccaccatccatctgattcttttttttttacaactcgagtactggttgtaaAAGGAAAGAATGACTcaaagtaatatatatatatatatatatatatatatatatatatatatatatatatatatatatatatatatatatatatatatatatatatatatatatatatatatatatacatatatatatatatatatatatatatatatatatatatatatatatatatatatatatatatatatatatatatatatatatagtgtatagCGTTATAGCGCAGTCATTGTGGGTCCTGCCCGCTGTGACTGACCTGACACCGGCGGCCCCACAGATAGTACAGAGCGGTGGAGAGAGAGCAGATGAACACCGTGTACGGTCTGGAAACACACCATGATCTCCACAGCCCCGCAATGGAGACACACATGACCGCGGTCTATACTGGACAGAGGACAGCTCCACCACACAACAGTGAAACACTGACAGACAGAAATTAACAAGGAAATGCCCCGCAACCTGCCTTCATCCCCACCAGCTAACGGCAAAGAGGTTTCACCGCCCTCCTTCAACTCTTTCTACACGTCCGACCAGCTGTCCAGGTGATGACCGCAGGTCGGCGTCCAGCTGACCGGTACTCTCTTCGGAAGCAGCCGCTTCCTGGTTGAGGCGGGGACGAACATGTGCACGTCACTGCGGGCGTTATGTAAGCAccgtaaccacggcaacggctCCAAAGTACGGCGGTCCTCGGTCTCCTCTactatagacatatatacatagaagTATGAGACAGAACAGTAAACAAGATGCCAGAGCACTGGGCCGCGTATTCCTGTACAACTCG
Protein-coding sequences here:
- the LOC133418478 gene encoding phospholipase ABHD3-like isoform X1; the protein is MCVSIAGLWRSWCVSRPYTVFICSLSTALYYLWGRRCQTPVLVCSEAFSAFLYKHCPVVADRFSPTPWCCGGRLQTLVCALLKSRPPVTYRNELIRTVDGGQISLDWADNQASVTYPESSTRPTVLILPGLTGNSQQSYVRHAVTQAIRHGYRCVVFNNRGVGGEELLTPVTYCASNTSDLECVVQHVKGLYPHAPVLGAGVSLGGMILLNYLARKRTESGMVAGITISVAFDALKSSESMEEPLNWLLFNQYLTRGLCRAVIRHRKILEKVVDVDHVLQSRTIREFDERFTSLLFGYESCMDYYHDASPGKKLPRTAVPILCLNAADDPFSPQNAFPVSIVQRLPNVALLLTAHGGHIAFLEGLFPRGENYMDRLFGQFVKAVFEHPRDIKKACGIKEQ